The Psychrobacillus sp. FSL K6-4046 DNA window TTACTAGTCTCAATTAAAGACGTGAAATCAGAAACTTGATTTCACGTCTTTGCTTTTTTTAAAGGAAACTGATTTCGAATAAAAAATTCTCTATACTCGTTGATTGGCGAGGAAGTCAGGACTCCTATAAAAATATTTTAATAATATAGGCATTAAGTTCTATATTTTTAGTTTAAATTTAATGAAAAAAGGGAAAGTATTAATAGTTAAAATTATCTCTTTGATAAAAAAGATATAAAAATGATTATTTTTTGTTTATTATATAAACATATCTAAAATACTAGATTTATTTACAAAAAAAGGTGTTAATATAGATATTAATTAATCTATATTAAAGATTTATAGATTATTAAAAATGGAGGTACTTTATAGTGAGAGAGCAAACGAGATATTCTCGTCTAGCCCATATAACAAAGCTGATCAATACTAAGCTAGATCTTAGAGAGGTATTGGAGCAAGTCATCAAGGCTATATCTGAGGAAATTGTTCAATGTGATTCTGTAGGAATTTATTTGCCACAGCAGGATGGACAATTTAGGGGGTTCGTAGGGAAACCCGAATATATTAATGGTTTTACGTTAGATATGCATTTGATTGAGACGGAATATGACTTGCTTGCTAAAGAAGTAATAGAAACGCAAAAAACTATATATATACCAGATACATCAAAAGATACTAGACCAGACCCAAGGAATGTGAAAGCTTTCCAGATAAAATCTTTATTAGCTCTTCCTATCTCTTTTGAAAACGAGCTTTTTGGACTAGTTTTCTTGTTCGATTACGGTACGCCGATGAACCTGACGGAGGATGAAATTCAAACCGTAGAGGCCTATGTGAATATGGCTGGGGTTGCTATTCAAAATGCTACCAATCTTACTAGAAAAGAGAACCTAATAGCGGAGAAGCAATTACTTCTAGATCATACTCGAGAGCTATCTATGTGTTCAACCATGCAGGAAGTAATTGATCGGTGCTTCTTCTATGTGGGTAAAGTATTGGGCAACTATAATATTGGCGTTCATTTATTGGATCCTATGGCTGATAAGAATATAAAGCCAGCAAGTCTCAGTCAAAATAGTGATTGGACTGAAGAAGAATGGATAAGAACCCATGAAAACTTAGAAGTAGATGAAAATGATCTCGTAATTCAAGAAGTCATTCAGACTAAAAAAGCAATTATGATACCTAATGTTTTTGTAGATGATCGTCCCAATCACGATGCCTGTAGAACGTTTGGTATAAGGGGAATGTATCTGTGGCCATTAGTGACGATGGGGGAAGTACTAGGGGTAATTGCTGTAGTAAATTTAGATGACGAAGAAATAAACTATTCCGAGTCTGATATTCTTTTAGCGCAATCCATTGTGGACGCAACTGCAGCTAGTCTTTCTAATATGCTTTTTATGGACAAGCAGGAAACCATTATAGAAGAGAGAACCTCGGAAATCCGTGTAAAAAATACAGAGCTGGAAAGAGTTGTTCACGAGCTGCAGCATCTTAGTAATGAGAAAGAATTGATCTTAAACTCTGCAGGTGAAGGGATTTTTGGTATAGATTTGTGCGGGAGAATCACGTTTTGTAATCCAGCTAGTGAAAAGATGCTAGGTTATGAAAAGGGAGAGCTGATCGGTACGTTATCTTCTAGTGTTATTTGCGAAGAGACTGAACATTCATCCTTTGGAGAAACCGTGCAAATGTTTTGTAAGAAAGATAAAACAAATTTAGCTGTAGAATATGTTCTTTCCTCGATTGTAGAAGATGGGAATGTTATTGGGCAAGTTGTAACGTTCAAAGACATTACTGAAAGGAAGAAAATGGAGGAAGAGATTAGATACTTGGCTTATTACGATAGTTTGACGGATCTTCCAAACAGAGTCTTGTTAAATGATAAGTTAAAAAAAATACTAGAAGACAAGGAGCAACAAGGAGCAATTTTATACTTAGACTTAGATCGCTTTAAATTAGTAAATGATAGTTTAGGACATAGCTATGGCGACTTGTTGCTTAGAGAAGTGGCAAACCGTCTTCAAATAGTAATCCCGACAGATGCGATTGCATCTCGACAAGGGGGAGACGAGTTTACTGTTGTTTTGCCTAATATTCAATCTAAAAAGGACGTGCTCGATGCTGTAGAGCAGATTTCCGATATATTCTCGCAACCTTTTTCATTAATGGGAAATGAAATTTATATTAAGACAAGCATAGGGATAAGCATGTTTCCTAAAGATGGCGTGGATGTGGAAGTACTGATAAAAAATGCAGACGCGGCCATGTACAAATCCAAGGAAAAATCAGGTACAGGCTATCACTTCTTTGAACAGGAGATGAATACCAGGTCATTAGAAAGCATTCAGCTAGAAAATGCTCTATATAAGGCGCTTGATCGGAACGAATTAGATGTATATTATCAGCCACAAATTGATAGTAGGACGAACGACATAATAGGAGTGGAAGCTCTTTTAAGATGGATACACCCAACAAAAGGGATGATTTCTCCTGCAGATTTTATACCAATTGCAGAGGATACAGGGCTAATTGTG harbors:
- a CDS encoding EAL domain-containing protein; protein product: MVREQTRYSRLAHITKLINTKLDLREVLEQVIKAISEEIVQCDSVGIYLPQQDGQFRGFVGKPEYINGFTLDMHLIETEYDLLAKEVIETQKTIYIPDTSKDTRPDPRNVKAFQIKSLLALPISFENELFGLVFLFDYGTPMNLTEDEIQTVEAYVNMAGVAIQNATNLTRKENLIAEKQLLLDHTRELSMCSTMQEVIDRCFFYVGKVLGNYNIGVHLLDPMADKNIKPASLSQNSDWTEEEWIRTHENLEVDENDLVIQEVIQTKKAIMIPNVFVDDRPNHDACRTFGIRGMYLWPLVTMGEVLGVIAVVNLDDEEINYSESDILLAQSIVDATAASLSNMLFMDKQETIIEERTSEIRVKNTELERVVHELQHLSNEKELILNSAGEGIFGIDLCGRITFCNPASEKMLGYEKGELIGTLSSSVICEETEHSSFGETVQMFCKKDKTNLAVEYVLSSIVEDGNVIGQVVTFKDITERKKMEEEIRYLAYYDSLTDLPNRVLLNDKLKKILEDKEQQGAILYLDLDRFKLVNDSLGHSYGDLLLREVANRLQIVIPTDAIASRQGGDEFTVVLPNIQSKKDVLDAVEQISDIFSQPFSLMGNEIYIKTSIGISMFPKDGVDVEVLIKNADAAMYKSKEKSGTGYHFFEQEMNTRSLESIQLENALYKALDRNELDVYYQPQIDSRTNDIIGVEALLRWIHPTKGMISPADFIPIAEDTGLIVPIGEWVLENACKQLKEWHKEGNDFMSVSVNLSSRQFEENDLVEMVQRVLSDIELAPEFLHLELTENQIIKNKDLTVEMMEQLKEIGVKIAIDDFGTGYSSLGYLKNFPIDALKIDKSFIQDIREDDDSNSAITNTIITLAENLMLNVIAEGVETKEQLDFLLSKGCYLMQGYYFSVPLKAGALKDKYLI